Proteins from a genomic interval of Pseudophryne corroboree isolate aPseCor3 chromosome 4, aPseCor3.hap2, whole genome shotgun sequence:
- the LOC134910253 gene encoding MAL-like protein: protein MATAGIQIPGSTEVPDIPYGFGVFRTLPYAFILPELIFGSWVWILVAATKVFYPITQGWVMYVSVSSFFFSLLLLMVYVFGFHRNHCGTWRLVDVIYHGITAIFYLSAAVLQANATIYCDYSIPPNSSYTPHCSVTYYHLDAAATFFAFLTSLIYILHSFQSYVH, encoded by the exons ATGGCAACAGCAGGAATACAGATACCCGGCAGCACAGAGGTGCCAGACATTCCCTATGGATTTGGGGTTTTTAGAACATTACCATATGCATTTATACTTCCAGAACTG ATTTTTGGTTCATGGGTTTGGATCCTGGTTGCTGCTACTAAAGTATTTTATCCAATTACTCAAGGATGGGTCATGTATGTTTCAGTATCCTCATTCTTCTTTTCATTGTTACTCCTGATGGTCTACGTGTTTGGTTTCCACAGAAACCACTGCGGCACCTGGAGACTAGTG GATGTGATTTACCATGGGATTACAGCAATTTTTTACCTCAGTGCTGCTGTTTTGCAAGCCAACGCAACAATATACTGTGATTATTCTATACCACCCAATTCTTCATATACACCCCACTGCAGCGTAACATACTACCATTTGGATGCTGCAGCCACA TTCTTTGCTTTCTTGACATCGTTGATATATATACTGCACAGCTTCCAGTCCTACGTTCACTGA